A portion of the Saimiri boliviensis isolate mSaiBol1 chromosome 1, mSaiBol1.pri, whole genome shotgun sequence genome contains these proteins:
- the RPL31 gene encoding large ribosomal subunit protein eL31 — protein sequence MAPAKKGGEKKKGRSAINEVVTREYTINIHKRIHGVGFKKRAPRALKEIRKFAMKEMGTPDVRIDTRLNKAVWAKGIRNVPYRIRVRLSRKRNEDEDSPNKLYTLVTYVPVTTFKNLQTVNVDEN from the exons ATGGCTCCTGCAAAGAAGGGTGGCGAGAAGAAAAAGGGCCGTTCTGCCATCAACGAGGTGGTGACCCGAGAATACACCATCAACATTCACAAGCGCATCCATGGAGT GGGCTTCAAGAAGCGTGCCCCTCGGGCACTCAAAGAGATTCGGAAATTTGCTATGAAGGAGATGGGAACTCCAGATGTGCGCATTGATACCAGGCTCAACAAAGCTGTCTGGGCCAAAGGAATAAG GAATGTCCCATACCGAATCCGTGTGCGGTTGTCCAGAAAACGTAATGAGGATGAAGATTCACCAAATAAGCTCTATACTTTGGTTACCTATGTACCTGTTACCACTTTCAAAA ATCTACAGACAGTCAATGTGGATGAGAACTAA